A window of Coraliomargarita sinensis genomic DNA:
ACCGGATTCGAACACCCGGAATACATGAGCCGTCTGTTCAAGAAAAAGATGGGGATGACGCCGGGCGAGTTCCGAAAATCTACGAGGGCGAAAGAGAGAAAAGCCCTCGGCTACACGACTGAGTAAAATAACGGTTTTCAATTGAACTAATCTCGCGTCACCTCAGTGACGCAAAAGTTCAAAAGATTTATGCAAAAGTTCAATGATATTTGTTCAAGCAGTGTGGTATAGTTCGGTTTGAATCGAACTACTTACCCCACCCCAGCCTGGCCGCTAGGGCAGCGATACTCCTCCTTGGAGTAACAACTGGGGGCACGAAAAACACTATGGACACTATCATGAAGCAAATCCGAATCTCCTTCGTCGTCGGTATCGGTCTGGCATCGTTCCTTATCTCCGGCGCTCTCAGTGCGCGTGACGCGGGAGTGATCAACATGGCGGCTCTCGGCGCGAAAACCGACGGGAGCGACACGACACCCATCGTCAGGGCGGCACTGGCCGAGGTACGCAGGGGCGAAGCAACCAAACTGGTCTTTCCTCCGGGGCGCTATGATTTTTACTCCGTGCGCGCGAACGAAGAGTATCTTTTTGTCAGCAATAACGACGCGGGACTGAAGCGCATCGCGTTTCCCCTGCAGGGAATGGAAGATGTCACGATTGACGGTGGCGGAGCGACCTTCGTTTTCCACGGAGAGATCGTGCCCTTTCTGATCGGCGATTCCAATGACGTGTCGCTCAAAAACTTTTCGGTGGATTTCATCCGCCCGTTCCACTCCGAAGGAAGGGTGCTGGCGGTAACGGAGGACTATGTGGATTTGGCCTTCACCGAGGAGTTTCCCTACGAAATCCGCAACGGGGTGCTCGTCTTCACCAGCCATCAGCGTTATTCCGGCCCGGCAACAACGGTGTCGAGCGGCGAGGTGCTCTACCCTTACAGCAGTCTGCTCGCCTTCGACCCGGAAAAACAGGAAACCGCGTACATGGCGAAGGACCGCTACGGCCTCGGAGAAGGAGCGGCCGCGGAGGAGATCTCGGACGGCCGTGTGCGGCTCAAACTCCCGAACCTTTCCGCCGACCCCGGAAACATTCTCGTCTTCGGACCTGCAAAACGGAATTACCCGGGCTTTATCATTACCGACTCTTCCGGAGTCCATCTCTCGGGTATCAACCTCCATCATTGCGGCGGCATGGGTGTGATCGCCCAGCGCAGCGCGGATCTGTTTCTCAAGAATATCCGGGTGACTCCGCCGGCGGGAGGCAAAAGGATTCTGAGCATCACGGCGGACGCGACCCACTTCGTCAACTGCACGGGCAGGATCGAGATGGTGGATTGCCTGTTCGAGCAACAGAAGGACGACGCCACCAATATCCACGGCCTCTACGCGAAAATCACCCGGATCCTGGCGCCCAACCGCTTCGAAGTCAGATTGGTCCACCCGCAGCAGGCCGGAGTCGATTTCATCAAGTCCGGCACCCGCTTGGAACTGAACGACGGCCCGAGCTTGCAGAGACACGGATTTGCGCGCGTCAAATCCGTGGAGCGTATCAACAAGGAAATGACGCTCGTCGAAACGGAAGCGCCGCTGCCGGAGGACATCGTCGTCGGTGACTCGATCGCCGACGCAGATGCCAACACGGCCGACGTCCTGATTCGCAACTGCGTGATCCGCGGAAACCGCGCGCGCGGGATCCTGTTGGGCTCCCGTGGCAAGATGGTCATCGAGGGCAACACCTTTCACACGCCCGGCGCCGCAATTCTGTTCGAGGGCGATTCCCGATACTGGTTCGAGCAGGCGGGCGTGCGGGATGTGGTGATCCGCGATAACACCTTCGACAACTGCAACTACGGCGTCTGGGGCAACGCTTGCATCCAGGTCGGCTCCGGCATCGAGAAGGAGTTCAGGAGCACTTCCCGCTACAACCGGAACATCCGGATCGAAAACAATCTCTTCCGCGTCTTCAGTCCCCTGCCCCTGCTGAGCATGTATTCGGTGGATGGTTTGACCTTCGTCGATAACCAACTGGAGAGGACCGAGGCTTATCCGGTTCCTGAAGAAAAAGAGGAGAAACTGTTCGTGATTACCAATTCCGAAAACGTGAAGGTGGAGGATCCACGTATGGTCTCCAAACGACAGCGAAAAGAAATGACCGCGAATCGGGGGAACACGGTAATTCACCCCAAAGCCGTAAACTTAAAGGATAACAGGCTCCGGCACGCGTTCCACTAGGGTTTCCAAGCCAGTCAACCGTCGAAGTGGCTCAAATGGAACCCTCTCAATCAGCCGTTTGCGCATCATTCAACTCGAGATGAAAGTCCGTAGATTTTTTAGCCGCTGACTTCCCACAAATCATAACTGAACGCTCGTATCTTGAATTAGATAAAAAATGTAATGTCTGAAAAATCGCCTAGCACTCCGAAGAATCGAGCAATTTCGCTCCTTTCACTTCTCTTTATTTTGATGATTGCTCTTGGCGCTTATCTGTATTCCTCGACTGGACCGATCGATTCGGCCACGGAGGCGAAAAGCATCTCAAGCGGGGAGGCCCCAGTTGAGGAAGTTCGAGCGGGTGCACCTAAAAGCATCAAGCAAGCTTTGGAGGCGCGTTTCGGCATTAAGGCCTTTCACCGTAACTACAGCTTTGACGACCCGACTTATGCGGTGACTTATACTCCGGAAGAAAAGGAGGCGCAGCGTAAAGCAGGTGCCGCCTTGAAAGAAGAAATCCAGGCCGCCATTGACAGCGGTGAAACGAGCTATACCGCGACACCTGGCTTTTATCGCTTTGCCGATGGAGGCATAGGATTCAGAAACGCCGAGAACTTCACGCTGAACATCG
This region includes:
- a CDS encoding right-handed parallel beta-helix repeat-containing protein yields the protein MKQIRISFVVGIGLASFLISGALSARDAGVINMAALGAKTDGSDTTPIVRAALAEVRRGEATKLVFPPGRYDFYSVRANEEYLFVSNNDAGLKRIAFPLQGMEDVTIDGGGATFVFHGEIVPFLIGDSNDVSLKNFSVDFIRPFHSEGRVLAVTEDYVDLAFTEEFPYEIRNGVLVFTSHQRYSGPATTVSSGEVLYPYSSLLAFDPEKQETAYMAKDRYGLGEGAAAEEISDGRVRLKLPNLSADPGNILVFGPAKRNYPGFIITDSSGVHLSGINLHHCGGMGVIAQRSADLFLKNIRVTPPAGGKRILSITADATHFVNCTGRIEMVDCLFEQQKDDATNIHGLYAKITRILAPNRFEVRLVHPQQAGVDFIKSGTRLELNDGPSLQRHGFARVKSVERINKEMTLVETEAPLPEDIVVGDSIADADANTADVLIRNCVIRGNRARGILLGSRGKMVIEGNTFHTPGAAILFEGDSRYWFEQAGVRDVVIRDNTFDNCNYGVWGNACIQVGSGIEKEFRSTSRYNRNIRIENNLFRVFSPLPLLSMYSVDGLTFVDNQLERTEAYPVPEEKEEKLFVITNSENVKVEDPRMVSKRQRKEMTANRGNTVIHPKAVNLKDNRLRHAFH